The following proteins come from a genomic window of Pyxidicoccus sp. MSG2:
- a CDS encoding DUF3817 domain-containing protein, with translation MLKTPLGRFRAVALLEGLSFILLLFVAMPLKYLAGLPLAVRVVGLAHGLLFVLFLFALMEVAIAYRWSLVRVVGAFVSSLVPFGTFVLDARLRREEAQAAVQAAP, from the coding sequence ATGCTCAAGACTCCCCTTGGTCGTTTCCGTGCGGTGGCCCTGTTGGAGGGCCTGTCCTTCATCCTCCTCCTCTTCGTCGCGATGCCGCTGAAGTACCTCGCGGGCCTGCCGTTGGCGGTGCGGGTGGTGGGCCTGGCGCACGGGCTGCTCTTCGTGCTCTTCCTCTTCGCGCTCATGGAGGTGGCCATCGCGTACCGCTGGTCGCTCGTGCGCGTGGTGGGGGCCTTCGTCTCGTCGCTGGTCCCCTTCGGCACCTTCGTGCTCGACGCGCGGCTGCGGCGCGAGGAGGCGCAAGCCGCCGTCCAGGCCGCGCCCTGA
- a CDS encoding DUF2378 family protein, whose product MERELSSRLAVVEPTEGIRGMHFAAVLDTVRFLGGEQAVARIVEGGDFPADLDPTELYPVPPFMRLFFAAARHLAPQLGGFEEAMRQIGVQGTLAFINSMFGAEVRQQVGGEPKRLVEMLPEAYRMAINFGELQVEWTGPRAGRIHMRRIFTPVAYNEGMLEGALQAVGAQDIQVRGWQTSLLDSEYTLAWDS is encoded by the coding sequence GTGGAGCGCGAGCTGAGCTCGCGGCTGGCCGTCGTGGAGCCCACGGAGGGCATTCGCGGCATGCACTTCGCGGCGGTGCTCGACACCGTCCGGTTCCTCGGCGGCGAGCAGGCGGTGGCGCGCATCGTCGAGGGCGGTGACTTCCCCGCGGACCTGGACCCCACCGAGCTGTACCCGGTGCCGCCCTTCATGCGCCTGTTCTTCGCGGCGGCGCGGCATCTGGCTCCGCAGCTCGGAGGCTTCGAGGAGGCGATGCGGCAGATTGGCGTGCAGGGCACGCTGGCCTTCATCAACTCCATGTTCGGCGCCGAGGTGCGGCAGCAGGTGGGCGGAGAGCCGAAGCGGCTCGTGGAGATGCTGCCCGAGGCCTACCGCATGGCCATCAACTTCGGCGAGCTGCAGGTGGAGTGGACCGGCCCTCGCGCCGGCCGCATCCACATGCGGCGCATCTTCACCCCCGTCGCCTACAACGAGGGCATGCTGGAGGGCGCCCTGCAGGCCGTGGGCGCCCAGGACATCCAGGTGCGCGGGTGGCAGACGTCGCTGCTCGACAGCGAGTACACCCTGGCGTGGGACAGTTGA
- a CDS encoding PQQ-dependent sugar dehydrogenase: MLRRATLPALLLTVILPGTGIAQASQPAPATPPHASAPSTPQPAAPPSREPPPASRLRTEPLKPAPISVKLDSLPKPFATQSASKSPDVIPVPSGATLRVPDGFSVNLYADGLQQPRWMTLTPEGDVLVVESRANRIHRLRDADGDGVAESREVFADTSNALNLPFGMSFSPTHFFVGNTNGVRRYPYQRGQGRLTGKGEEVTKLPGLGYNQHWTRNVRVAPDGKRLFVTVGSESNVNVEESPRASVLVMGLDGSGRQVFASGLRNPVGLDFHPRTGEPYAAINERDGLGDDLVPDYFTRVQQGAFYGWPYAYLSPKNLDPRRLKNGRSEAPELAAKTVTPDVLFASHSAALGVTFYRGQAFPERYRTGAFVAFRGSWNRSEGTGYKIVFVPFDAQGRPTGGYEDFLTGFLSDPQGPTTWGRPVGLLELPDGSLLLTEDGNGRIYRVRHGAK; the protein is encoded by the coding sequence TTGCTCCGCCGCGCGACACTGCCCGCCCTGCTCCTCACCGTCATTCTCCCTGGCACCGGAATCGCCCAGGCGTCACAGCCCGCCCCCGCGACTCCGCCACACGCGTCCGCGCCATCGACACCGCAGCCCGCGGCCCCGCCCTCGCGCGAGCCACCTCCCGCCTCGCGCCTGCGCACCGAGCCGCTGAAGCCCGCGCCCATCTCCGTGAAGCTGGACTCCCTGCCGAAGCCCTTCGCCACGCAGAGCGCGAGCAAGAGCCCGGACGTCATCCCCGTGCCCTCGGGCGCCACGCTGCGCGTCCCCGACGGCTTCTCCGTCAACCTCTACGCGGACGGGCTCCAGCAACCGCGGTGGATGACGCTCACCCCCGAGGGCGACGTGCTCGTGGTGGAGAGCCGCGCCAACCGCATCCACCGCCTGCGCGACGCGGACGGTGACGGCGTCGCCGAGTCGCGCGAGGTCTTCGCGGACACGTCCAACGCGCTGAACCTCCCCTTCGGCATGTCCTTCAGCCCCACGCACTTCTTCGTGGGCAACACCAACGGCGTGCGCCGCTACCCGTACCAGCGCGGCCAGGGCCGGCTCACCGGCAAGGGCGAGGAGGTCACGAAGCTACCGGGGCTCGGTTACAACCAGCACTGGACGCGCAACGTGCGCGTGGCGCCGGACGGCAAGCGCCTCTTCGTCACCGTGGGCAGCGAGAGCAACGTGAATGTGGAGGAGTCCCCGCGCGCCTCGGTGCTCGTCATGGGGCTGGACGGCTCCGGGCGGCAGGTCTTCGCCAGCGGCCTGCGCAACCCGGTGGGCCTGGACTTCCACCCGCGCACCGGCGAGCCCTACGCCGCCATCAACGAGCGCGACGGCCTGGGTGATGACCTGGTGCCGGACTACTTCACCCGCGTGCAGCAGGGCGCCTTCTACGGCTGGCCCTACGCGTACCTGTCGCCGAAGAACCTGGACCCGCGCCGCCTGAAGAACGGCAGGAGCGAAGCGCCCGAGCTCGCCGCGAAGACGGTGACGCCGGACGTGCTCTTCGCCTCGCACTCGGCGGCGCTGGGCGTCACCTTCTATCGGGGCCAGGCCTTTCCCGAGCGCTACCGCACCGGCGCCTTCGTCGCCTTCCGCGGAAGCTGGAACCGCTCCGAGGGCACCGGCTACAAAATCGTCTTCGTCCCCTTCGACGCGCAGGGACGTCCGACGGGCGGCTACGAGGACTTCCTCACCGGCTTTCTCTCGGACCCCCAGGGGCCCACGACGTGGGGCCGGCCCGTGGGCCTGCTGGAGCTACCGGATGGGAGCCTGCTGCTGACGGAGGACGGCAACGGCCGCATCTACCGCGTGCGGCACGGCGCGAAGTAG
- the amrB gene encoding AmmeMemoRadiSam system protein B, which produces MSRVRLPAAAGSFYPASPSALATAVDGWLEQATVDAPERPLALVVPHAGYVYSGPVAATAYATLRAYQGKTPRVLLLGPCHFVPLRGLAYPDVDVLCTPLGEVPVDEDLRRRAAALRQVTASTEAHEAEHSLEVQLPFLQRVLGRFRVLPLVVGSARGEEVQEVLDALWDSDVLPVVSSDLSHYLPYKDAREADRETAERVLTLDGPLDAGSACGAAAISGLMLAARKRGLRPRLLDLRSSGDTAGGQDEVVGYGAFAFYPPGESSSGTPS; this is translated from the coding sequence ATGTCTCGTGTGCGACTTCCCGCCGCGGCGGGCTCCTTCTATCCCGCCAGTCCCTCCGCCCTGGCCACGGCGGTGGACGGGTGGCTCGAGCAGGCCACCGTCGATGCCCCGGAGCGGCCCTTGGCGCTCGTCGTTCCCCATGCGGGCTATGTGTACTCGGGCCCGGTGGCGGCGACGGCCTATGCCACGCTGCGCGCGTACCAGGGCAAGACGCCGCGCGTGCTGCTGCTGGGGCCATGTCACTTCGTTCCGCTGAGGGGGCTCGCGTATCCGGACGTGGACGTGCTGTGTACGCCGCTGGGCGAGGTGCCGGTGGATGAGGACCTGCGGCGCCGCGCGGCGGCGCTCCGGCAGGTGACGGCTTCCACGGAGGCCCATGAGGCGGAGCACTCGCTGGAGGTGCAGCTGCCCTTCCTGCAGCGCGTGCTGGGGCGCTTCCGGGTGCTTCCCCTGGTGGTGGGCAGCGCGCGGGGCGAGGAGGTGCAGGAGGTGCTCGATGCGCTCTGGGATTCCGACGTGTTGCCCGTCGTCAGCTCGGACCTGTCGCACTACCTGCCGTACAAGGACGCTCGGGAGGCGGACCGTGAGACGGCCGAGCGGGTGCTCACGCTCGACGGGCCGCTGGACGCGGGGAGCGCCTGCGGCGCGGCGGCCATCAGCGGGCTGATGCTGGCGGCGCGCAAGCGCGGCCTCCGCCCGAGACTGCTGGACCTGCGCAGCTCGGGCGACACGGCCGGCGGACAGGACGAGGTGGTGGGCTACGGCGCATTCGCGTTCTATCCGCCCGGCGAGAGCTCCTCCGGGACGCCGTCCTGA
- a CDS encoding radical SAM protein, which translates to MHPTPTYTPPSDADDAARVPVPAPFARLRRFPLDGALLLFDRDSGTNARCEGPETAHLRQRAPRVVQFGITNRCNLACTFCSRDTEARSEWTADSAFDVLSGLAAAGVLEVAFGGGEPWAFPRFEELVCRLHGETPLAVSFTTNGLALTPRRLAAVRGRYGQCRVSLYDDNAWRDTVARLADAGARFGVNYLVTPERLPSLETVVLELVALGCRDVLLLSYNGADRALHLSPDEARGLARRVALLGRALGSRCTLKLDVCWGERMEGVPRLFDRADCGAGREFLVLTSDRKVMPCSFHHVAIPAASADEVMAVWRGRREALASASRLPGCARTPGYGLESPATGGAA; encoded by the coding sequence ATGCACCCGACTCCGACCTACACGCCCCCTTCCGACGCGGACGACGCCGCCCGCGTGCCGGTGCCCGCCCCCTTCGCGCGCCTGCGCCGCTTCCCGCTGGATGGAGCGCTGCTGCTGTTCGACCGCGACAGCGGGACGAACGCGCGCTGCGAAGGCCCCGAGACGGCGCACCTGCGCCAGCGCGCCCCGAGGGTGGTGCAGTTCGGCATCACCAACCGCTGCAACCTCGCGTGCACCTTCTGCTCGCGTGACACGGAGGCGCGCAGCGAGTGGACGGCGGACAGCGCCTTCGACGTGCTGTCCGGGCTGGCCGCCGCGGGCGTGCTGGAGGTGGCCTTCGGCGGCGGCGAGCCCTGGGCCTTCCCCCGCTTCGAGGAATTGGTGTGCCGGCTGCACGGCGAGACACCGCTCGCGGTGAGCTTCACCACCAACGGGCTGGCACTGACGCCCCGGCGCCTCGCGGCGGTGCGCGGGCGCTACGGCCAGTGCCGCGTGTCCCTCTACGACGACAACGCGTGGCGCGACACGGTGGCACGGCTGGCGGATGCGGGCGCGCGCTTCGGCGTCAACTACCTGGTGACGCCGGAGCGGCTGCCCTCGCTGGAGACGGTGGTGCTGGAGCTGGTGGCCCTGGGCTGCCGGGACGTGCTGCTGCTCAGCTACAACGGCGCGGACCGCGCGCTGCACCTGTCGCCGGACGAGGCGCGGGGGCTGGCGCGGCGCGTGGCGCTGCTCGGCCGGGCGCTGGGCAGCCGGTGCACGCTGAAGCTGGACGTGTGCTGGGGCGAGCGCATGGAGGGCGTGCCGCGCCTCTTCGACCGCGCGGACTGCGGCGCGGGGCGCGAGTTCCTCGTGCTCACGAGCGACAGGAAGGTGATGCCGTGCAGCTTCCACCACGTCGCCATTCCGGCGGCGTCGGCGGACGAGGTCATGGCGGTATGGCGTGGGCGGCGCGAGGCGCTGGCGTCCGCGTCGCGGCTGCCGGGGTGCGCGCGCACGCCCGGCTACGGGCTGGAGTCCCCGGCCACGGGAGGTGCGGCATGA
- a CDS encoding SDR family NAD(P)-dependent oxidoreductase: MVEDAGGECLVVPGDVTVGEDVDRAVREYLARYGRIDLLVNDAWGQTYGYFDPLPWEHIQRTVDVTCLGFPRFAHAVLPHFRAQGSGHVLNIQSMLSKGAAPLLSVYTAAKHATLGGAKALTLELHGTGIQVSNVLVPRGQPLPAHARGRGALRQRTADAQVEALHGRGGARGAGRRRAGRCGPGRARAGPSSPLIRYCSQG, encoded by the coding sequence GTGGTGGAGGACGCGGGCGGCGAGTGCCTCGTGGTGCCCGGTGACGTGACGGTGGGCGAGGACGTGGACCGCGCGGTGCGCGAGTACCTGGCGCGCTACGGCCGCATCGACCTGCTGGTGAACGACGCGTGGGGGCAGACCTACGGCTACTTCGACCCGCTCCCGTGGGAGCACATCCAGCGCACGGTGGACGTCACCTGCCTGGGCTTCCCGCGCTTCGCCCACGCGGTGCTGCCGCACTTCCGCGCGCAGGGCAGCGGCCACGTCCTCAACATCCAGTCCATGCTGTCCAAGGGCGCCGCGCCGCTCCTGTCCGTGTACACGGCGGCGAAGCACGCGACGCTGGGCGGGGCGAAGGCGCTGACGCTCGAGCTGCACGGCACCGGCATCCAGGTGTCCAACGTGCTGGTGCCCCGAGGGCAACCTCTTCCAGCCCATGCCCGAGGGCGTGGGGCCCTCCGGCAGCGTACCGCCGACGCCCAGGTGGAAGCGCTTCACGGCCGCGGCGGGGCTCGCGGCGCTGGCCGGCGGCGTGCTGGGCGGTGCGGCCCTGGGCGCGCGCGGGCTGGCCCGAGCAGTCCGTTGATACGGTATTGCTCACAAGGATGA